tttttaagctcttgaaacatGTATCTAATAGAGAATtatttaaactaaaatattgtaactaaagtaaaataaaaagaaaaaaaaatagtagtgatgtggaaaattgtgggagtttcagatgcttcgattatatatatattacaaccaATAAAATAGTAGAAACAAACCATCATTTTAGATTCATTTTGATTGCACAAAAATAGTAAACCAAGCTCtcgtacttttttttatttttttaatgtaattaaaaGTAGTGGTAGAGCTAGAATTTCAGTTCAAGaggggcaagattaaaagacaagattaagaacaaaaataatttgaaatattttaattgatattaaaaaaaattaacatttgtaAATTAATGTAGTCATACAAAATCtataaatctaaaatataacttattttttttatacctacattaattaacttaattgCTCTTGACgtgttttcatattttgaaaacactaaatgattttttaatttccaatagttttgaatatatttttcatatcattaaTGTAAGGACTGGATTTAGCTCCTGAGCCTAAACGACTAAAAGGCCTAGGCCCAaatagcccaacacaatgaatttgtagagagtgggctctAAGACTAGGCTTTTATGGGTTAGATAAAGTTTACTATGGGCCAAAAATAACAAGGAGACGAGGAAATACAGAAGGCAACCCCAgtattgtaaaagaaaattctcCTCGGCCAAGTCCAAGGAGatttgttcttgaatatatcacTGTGAGACTTATTTACAATTTCAGTTCTTTGCGCTACAGTATTTTTATCTGTTCTTTTTCCCCTCCTTTCTCTCCGGGGGACTTTCTATCTTATATAGACCCTTTTAGATGATCCTAGCCTTCTATTTGTTGATCATGCAGGCCACCATTCAAGTGCTAGTCCCACCAGGCACCTTCCCTGAATCCCTGTGAGATGCGGCAACTAAGACAGCACTATTCAAGGGTTTTCTCTACATAAATGCAGCCAagaggtttggtgggatgcattaaatgtggtggtaGCTATGATGACGTACTGATGACGTGATCATAGAATCTAAAAGCGTGGACTCCTCGGCATAGTAACTGTCCTTCTAGGCCATGCTATGACACGTAGAGTAATTACTTTATTCAGAATTCGAataccccacaatagccccttaaaatTCCAATTTGTTtcctcccatccgaggagaggaATGGGGTTTTGACTTTAGGTAATTAAATTAACACGTGTCTTTGACTCCCATGCGTGAGAATGTCGTTTCGCGTGTCCCGTAACTGTACTTGATGCTTCAGAGTCTGCGATGCTTCATTAAATGCTCCAGGTGGCGCCTTGTTCCCCGCATCCAACGGTGAGATGAGGATTCTATGGTTGACATTTCTCCTCAAATTTTAGGTGGGATAACTCCCACCCAAAGCTCACCTCCTACATAAGGCACCTAGAGAGTTCATTTCTCTCACTTTACAAATCTTCGAACTCTCCAGGCTTCCCACACTCACAAGCTTCCAAGATTTTCTAACTCTTCCTGTTCTCAAGAAGTTCCTAAGGTGCACCTCCCCCTTATTTTTGTAAGTTCTTCATTTCTAGGCAATTTTCTCTTCAGCTAGTCTCCTCGGCCTTTTATTTTCTACCTCTTTCTCTTAGACATCTCCTTCACCTCTCCCTCTAGTCTGTTTAGGTGGGTAGGTTCACTCAACTCGTAGATTCTCCTGCTGGTATGAAGGgatttagggccaaataccacattccaCCCGGAGTTTCTTTAAAGTACTATGCTTCGAGGTAGTGGCACACTGATAGGAAttaggaaggagggggaggtcGTCAATCCTATGATTGCCTTGGGTAGCGTAACTAGGGATTACTTGCTCGTCCATAGGTTGTGCCCCCACTAATATGCGATTTAGGGTCTTGGGTAGTGTAGACGTCCTTAATGCACACATAGGCTTGAACCTCACCTGACACGATGACGTCCGGCTGTATGAGTGCCATTCACTCAGTGACTAggggtattacctcaagtcCAGCTCCTTAGCCGTGAGGATTGTCTCGTGTCTTCCCAAGTCTAACAAGCGcgtgaaggacgactacttaaTCACCTCTTCACTACCCAACCTGGGAGGGAGAGCCAGGTGAGGTGCCTTAGGTTTAGGTCCTTAGTCGTGAGACTCAGCTTTGTGAATTTTCCCCCTTTCTTGACTAAGTGTTCATCTTTTTAACTGTGATTTTTCTTCTTAGCTGTGTTTATAGATAAGATATACATGGCTCCTAACTTTCGATTTGTCTAAGTCGACAATCTTAATAGGGTGCTCAGATCTGAGGTGTTCATGAGTGAAGATAGGCAATTAAGGCCTGTCCACCTCATCCTTGACTTCGAGCCCCTGTCTAATATCTTTTAGGGGGTTGGCAACGCGATCCGAGGGCGTGATCCTCGGCTTAACCGCATCAATGTCACGGTGCTAGGTTTTCTAGCTTGAGAAGACGTAGTGCAAGTTGTCCGACCTCCTTAACGTGCTCCTCTAGAAACAGTGATTCCAATGGAAGAGACTGCCTCCTCTCGATTGTCACTCAAGGAGGAAATCGACCAATTCCgtcttgaggaagaaaaggaGGAGCTGGAAGATCCTGTCATCCACCTTTTGGATGAAAAGAACGAGTTGGATAGGACCGCGGATGTTCGTGCCCCTGGCTTCATAGTCGCACGCAAAAAGAGCAGTACAAAAGAGGAGGAAGAAATGGCCCTAAACAGGAAGAAGGGTTTAAAGGAACTCCTTGTAGATAGGGCTAAGGGGCAGATGTCCAAAGATGCTTCAGCGTCCCTGCCCCTTCCTCCTCTTTCCCCTCCTCTTCCTCCTTTAGGAAGCTTGCTCCCCATACCCAATctgaggaagaaaagaaaggagaaggACGAAATTGAAGAGGGGGAGGTGGTCTGGCACAAGGAATCGAAGTAGCAAAAAACGGCCAAGGGCCAGGCGTGAGCTTCTTCTGTTGAGAGTAAGGAAGAGCATGAAATGGCCAAGGTGCGACACCAAAACCCCTCCTAGGCCCCTTGGCTGGAGTTGGATGGGGTTGCCATTCCCAGAAACTCCTCCATCAGGGAGTTTCAGAAAGGGCACGCCCACTACTTGGCCAATGCCTTGGAGCTGTCCCTCCTTTTGCCTAAGGACATGGCTGCACTGAGGAAGATGAGGCAGCCTAACCTATTCCTATCCCTGAAAAGGGACCTAGCCATGGAAAGTTCCTCAGCCAATGCTATTGGCACTTGATCTGGCTGTTTCTTCCCACTCTTGCTTTTCTTTGTGTAACGCACTTGTTCGTCGCTTTTGTTCAGGCCATCCAGGAGGTGTTCACCGCTGAGGAATGGGTGAAGGACACTTGGGATGAGGCCATGGTCGAGGCCCACTTATGTGCCGATACCGACAAGGCCTTAGGGGCTGCCGGGCAGAAAAATCAGGAGCTCACTACAAAGCTGGCGACTGAGGAGAGGGAGAGGAGAAATGCTGAGCCTGGGCTCAAGACCACAGAAGCCTAAGCTAAGGAACAACACAAAAAGCTCCATTATGCTGAAATAGAGCGAGCCACCACCCAACAGCAAGTCCTGGAGCTGAAGGCAGAGTTGGTCAAGGCCAAGGAAGCCACTCGAACCATTAAGGAGACCGCAGAGGTCTCAACGCAGGCCTCCTACAACCTTGGGGTGGAAAAGACTGAGGTTCGCCTGGCAGAGGAGCTTGCTGAGGTCTGTAGGGACTACTGCCAAATGGTGTGGACAGAAGCCCTTATTGTGGTAGGGCTCCCTACTACCTCAGACTGAAGAAAGGTTGAGAACGTGTACTATCCTCTTAACATTCACGAAGTTCTAGCTGCACTCCCGTCTTTTATAGTCCTTGAGTCTATCTCCCTAAGCAGCCCTCTGTCACTCAGACCTCTCTTCCCCCTCCCAAGGTCTCTGCAGGGCCTGGACCTACTGGTGACCAAGGCTAGGGGGTTGAGGTGGCCCAAGGTAAAGGGGCTGGTCAGGGTGGTCCTTGGCTAAAGGAGAAAAGCAAGGGCAAGGAGGTCGAGACTTTGCTAGAGGATAAGGGTCCTGAAGCTACCCTCAAGCTCAAGGAGGCTGAGGCCAAACCAAAAGAGGCTAATTCCAAGGTAAAGGAGGCTGAGAACAAATCCAAGGAAGACCCTCATCCCAAGGCCAAGGCATAGTCTAGGATCCCTTTCTCCTTTTCTTACAATACTGTAATAGATTTagcttgttttatttttctttttgtaattttctttcttcttggcAATCTGCCTCTATCCTTAATGTAATTATACtcctatttaattaaaagactttaacttttattttatgtaagtCCCTTTTCGTTTGccatatttgtatttggttaGCTATACCCCTTACTTTACCCTTTGCTGAGGTTTTAGGTAAATGGTGCCTCTACAAGTGAACCTCCTTGTTTTAACAATAATAAGTGCTGATGACTTGTTTACTCAGACAGGATAGAACCATGTAAATGATGAGAAAGAATGACTAAGTGTTAGTACTGAAAGTTGTGTAATTAAAAGGGGAGGCCTAAGTCCTCAAAAGCAAGCAAAATACTTAGTAGGGAATGAATACCTTATCTTAAAAGCACCTTAGTGTATCCTCAGAGCAGCTTTGCTAAGGCCCAGGCTGGGTCCTTGTTTTTATGTGATGATGCACATGCTGGGGGTTCCACCCTTGGTAGATTCACTGAGTGTTAATTTCCTCAAGGCAAGTAATACAAGGGTTCACATAAGTAGTGGAGAGTGTTAATTCACCTAAGGCATGTGGTCTAAGGAGCCAGGCATAGTCAAAGCTCCAAGGTATGGGGTccaaggagccaagcatgaccaaggttttgtttaacacttaagcaAACagtaagaagtattaatttacccaaggtatatggtccgaggagccaggcatgaccaaggttctatttgacacttggagaaataataagaagtattaatttacccaaggtatgtgatccgaggagccaagcatgaccaaggttctgtttaacacttaagcaAATagtaagaagtattaatttacccaaggtacatggtctgaggaaccaggcataaccaaggttttgtttaacacttagagaaataataagaagtattaatttacccaaggtatgtagtccgagaagttaggcataaccaaggttctgtttaacacttaagcaAACCgtaaaaagtattaatttaccccaggtatgtggtccgaggagctaggcatgaccaaggttctgtttaacacttagagaaataataagaagtattaatttactcaaggtatgtggtccgaagagccAAGTATGACCaatgttctatttaacacttaagcAAACagtaagaagtattaatttacccaaggtatgtagtccgaggagccaggcatcaccaagattctgtttaatacttagaagaTTTGATAAAGGTGTCAATTTACcaaaggtatgtggttcgaggagctaGGCATGCCTAAGGTCTCATTTAATATCCGCACAAGTAACAAACTCAACACACAATGTTATAAACAGAATCATGGTAGAGCcgcctttcattaatagtagtacctttatttacattccaaggtcATGGTACAAtcttttcatctagatcttctaAGAAATACGCTCTTATCCCAGCCACCGAGGTGATGCGGTATggcccttcccaattgggtcctaactttccccatgctgAATTCTTGGTCGTCCTTAAAACCTTCCGcaacaccaaatctccaggggctagtggccttaacttcacatTTAAGTCATATCCTTGCttaagcttttgctgataatatCCCAACTTAACCATAGCATTTTTTCTCTGCTCCTTAATAAGATCCAAGCTCTTTTCTAGTAGGTTGTCATTGCTGTTTGGAGAGAATAAGCTTGTCCTCAGTATTGGGAATCTAGTCTCTAGAGGAATCACAGCCTTagccccataagtcattgagAAGAGGGTTTCCCCTATGGACCTTCAAGGGGTGGTCCGATATGCCCAGAGGACATGTGGTAGCTCCTCCACCCACCTGCCCTTTgaatcatccaacctcttcttgagttCTCTCACTATAACTTTATTGACAGCCTTGACTTggccatttccttggggataagccagGGTCGAGTACCTATTGGTGATACCCAGTTCCCCACAATATCTTCTAAACTCTTTGCTATCGAACTGAagaccattgtctgagatgaagGTGTGAGGGATCCCAAACCGagtaacaatgtttttccatacaaatCTCTTGGCGTCCACATCTCTGATGTTTGACAggggctcggcttcaacccacttggtgaagtaatcagtgcCCACCAATAGTCGCCTCCTATTTCCTGCAGCCTTGGGGAAGGGCCCCACgatgtccaagccccactgaGCAAAAGACCAAGGGCTGGACAAGGGATTAAGGACACCCCTTGGCTGGTGGATGTTTGGGAAatatctttgacattggtcacacttcttcatGTATTTTTGCGTGTCCctttgcatatttggccaccagtACCCCTAGGTTAAGGCCCTGTGAGATAGCGACCTGCCCCTTGTATGACTTCCATAGATTCCCTTGTAAAACTCCTCTAGGAGGGGGTCCACCGCCTCAGGATGAATGCACAATAAATAGGGCCTAGAGAAAAAGCGTTTGTATAACTTTTGATCCTCGAACAGCTAGAATCGAGGGGCTTTTCTTCGTACTTTATCAGACTCTCCCTTTTCCGTAGGCAAGATGTCATCTTTAAGGAATAGCATAATAGGATCCATCCAGCTAGGCCCCACCCTAATCTGGTGAAGGAGGACCTTCTCCCCTTCCCTTTTAGTAGGCTTGTACAGATCTTCGACTAAGATCACCCGAGGCAAACCTTACTCCGAGGAGATTGCAAGAATGGCAAGGGAGTCAGCATGCGTGTTTCTGCTCCTCAGGACTTGTTGTAGGGAGAAAGACTCAAACTCTGCTTGCAAATGCTTGACTTGATTCATGTCATCTGGTATCCTTACGTCTCTGGCTTCCAGCTCTCCCTTCACTTGGCCTATGACCAATCTCGAGTCTGAAAATATCTCCACTGGTCATCCTCCCATCTTTTGTACCATAGCCATTCCTACCAATAGAGTCTCATACTCAACCTCATTGTTCGTGGCCGAGAAGCCCAACCTTAAGGACTTTTCAATGGTAATCCGCTTAGGAGACACTATAACTAGCCCCACTCCTGATCCCCTTTGATTAGTTGCACCATCCACAAACACCTTCTACGATGGAAGATCCTGTACAGCGACcatcccaactgatttttcatcaaTGTATGGTCTCTCCTCATTTCCTACGAACGAAGGTTCAACAAACTTAGCCACCAAGTCCGCCAGGATTTGGCCCTTCACGGAAGTGcgtggcatatatttgatatcgaaagctcctagaaTTGTCCCTCACTTCGCAATCCTCCCCGTGTAGTCAGTTGTCCAAAGTAGTGATTGAAGGGGGAGTTGGGTTAAAACCACAATCATGTGTGCCTGGAAGTAATGCAGGAGCTTTCGCGTAGCGTGTACTATTGCCAAGATGGCATTTTCCAGGGGTAGATAACGGACTTTTGCCTCGTGTAATGACTTACTCACATAGTAGATTGGTTTCTGCACCCCACTATTGGCTCGTACCAGTACCAGACTCACCATGTGTGATGCTACTACAATGTAGGTAAATAGAACCTCTTTCTTCTCGGGTTTGGACATAATAGGTGGCTGAGAGAGATATTCCTTCAACTAGCAGAAGGCCGAGGAGCATTCCTTTATCCACTtaaatcccttccacttgtgCAACAGCTGGAAGAAAGGCCGGCACCTATTTGCTAATCGGGAAATGAACCGGTTCAAGGCGGCAGTCATTTCCATTAATTTCTAGACTTCCTTGGGGTTTTAAGGGGGCTGTAGGTTGCTGATGGCCTTGATCTGATTAAGGTCAACCTCAATCCCacgatggatgaccatgtagcCTAGAAATTTTCCAAAGtcaacaccaaaagaacactttgaagcattgaggcgcaacttgtattTTCTTAATGTTCCAAAAATATTTCCGAGGTCATTTACATGCTAGGATTCCactttactctttactaccatgtCGTCTATGTATACTTCAATACATTTGCCCAACTATggttcaaacatcctggtcatcattctctGATAAGTAACCCTGAGTTCTTCAGCCCAAATGGCATTACCTTgtagtgatagttccctgtaGGCATGACAAAggaagtcttctcctgatcctctaaggCCAATGGTATCTGGTGATATCCCTAGAAGGCGTCCAGAAAGCTCATCTAAGGATGGCCCATAGTTGCATTTACTAGTTGGTCTATCTGAGGCAGAGGGAAGGGTTCCTTTAGGTAGGCcttattcaaatctgtgaagtccacataCACTCGccattttcctctttttttctttaccacCACCGTgttggccaaccactcggggtagaacaCTTCTTTTATGGCTCCATCCTGCTTAAGTTTGAGTACTTCCTCCTTGACGGCATCAGAGTGTTCCTTGGATGAGTACCTAGGTGTTTGCTTCTTTAGGGCAATAGACGGATTGACATTCAAACAGTGGCAACTAAATCCCGCATCCACCCCTGGGGCTTCATAAGggctccatgcaaatacatcaacATTTCTTCTGAGAAAATCCATTAGCTCTTCCCTCTCAAAAGGAGGGAGTTAGATGCCGACTTGAAAGAACTTCTCCTCATCATCCCCAACAATTGCCCTTTCCAATTGCTCGCACTCTACTGGCTTTGAACTGCCCCCACGGATAGCACTGAC
The sequence above is drawn from the Castanea sativa cultivar Marrone di Chiusa Pesio chromosome 5, ASM4071231v1 genome and encodes:
- the LOC142635255 gene encoding uncharacterized protein LOC142635255; this encodes MKKCDQCQRYFPNIHQPRGVLNPLSSPWSFAQWGLDIVGPFPKAAGNRRRLLVGTDYFTKWVEAEPLSNIRDVDAKRFVWKNIVTRFGIPHTFISDNGLQFDSKEFRRYCGELGITNRYSTLAYPQGNGQVKAVNKVIVRELKKRLDDSKGSNDNLLEKSLDLIKEQRKNAMVKLGYYQQKLKQGYDLNVKLRPLAPGDLVLRKVLRTTKNSAWGKLGPNWEGPYRITSVAGIRAYFLEDLDEKIVP